Below is a window of Rhodoglobus vestalii DNA.
GTCTCGCCACCGAGCGAATCCTCTTCCCCGATCAGGATCAGCAGCGGGATGTCGTGCTTCAATTTTTTGGCCGGCCGGCCCATCAGGCGTAGCCCATCGATCGGACCAAACAGCTTGAGGGCGTCAGCGTAGAACGTGAGCGGATCGGCAATGAAGTCTTCAGCAACTTGGGGGTCGCGGCTGAGCCATTCATAGCCGGTCGTGCCGAGGTGCTTATGTTTCGCATTGAGATTGCCGCTGTTCATGTGGGCAAAAGTGCGGTGGGCGGTGCCGGTGAGGATTGCCACCTCATACTCCTTCGCATGCGTGTTGAGCACGTCTTGCACCATGAGCGAGCCCCAGGAGTGGCCGAGGAGGGCCAGGGGCAGGTCGGGGTTTTCGGCCCGGATGATCGCTGTGAGTTCGCGGATGTTCTCGGTTGCGGCCCGCAGGCCGCCCTTGCCGAGTTTGCCCAGTTTGCTGGTGTCGCCAGCGTATTGGTCAAGACCGGTTGCCCCATGGCCGCGGTGATCGTCGGCGTAGACCGTGTATCCGGCAGCGGCGAGTGCCTGAGCGGCGTACTCGTAGCGGCGGGCGTGATCGCCCAGCCCATGAGTGAGCTGGAGCACAGCGTGAGCTTTGGGCGACTGCCACACGTAGTAGTGGATCGTCACTCCGTGGGCATCCGTGTAGGAGTGATCCGTTCGTGGCACTGTGAACTTGGGCATTGGGCCTCCTTGCTTACTCCATAGTACGGCGGCGGGAGGGGCTTTTTAGTTAGCAAGACTAATTTGCTAGACTAACGAAAATGGCAGACAAGCTGGACGATGAATTCAGAATCGCACTCATGCGAATCGCACGTCGTATCCGCCAACAGCGCCTCGACGACACCCTCAGCGACAGCCAACTCTCCGTGCTCTACGTGCTCACCCACCACGGCGGCAGCACCCTCGCGGCCCTCGCCGAACACGAACGCGTCACCCCGCCCTCAATGAATCGCACCGTCAACTGTCTCAGCGACGACGGGCTCATCACCCGCTCCAGTTCCCCCGACGACGGCCGCAAAGTTCTTATCGAAGCCACGGATGCCGGCACCGAGCTCGTGAACAAAACGCGGCAGCGTCGCGCCGAGTGGTTTGCTGCTGAGCTCGCCACCCTCAACGCGAGCGAGCAAGACGCGCTGCAGGCCGCTATTCCGGTGCTGATGAAGTTGGCCAATTCGTGAGCGCCATGTTTCGATCACTGCGCATCTTCAACTACCGACTCTGGACCATCGGTGCGATCGTTTCCAACACGGGCGCGTGGATGCAGCGCACCGCCCAAGACTGGATCGTGCTCACCGAGCTGACCGATTATGATGCCGCGGCTCTCGGGTTCACGATGGCCCTGCAGTTTGGCCCACTGCTGCTGCTCATGCCGGTTGCGGGCATTATCGCCGATCGTTTTGATCGTCGAAAAGTGTTGATCTGGACCCAGTTCAGCCAGATGGTGCTCGCGCTCGGCCTCGGAATTCTCGTCGTTTCAGACAACGCGCAGCTGTGGCATGTCTACGTTTTTGCTCTCCTGCTGGGAATCGCTACCGCAATTGATGCCCCAGCTCGGCAAGCTTTCGTTTCTGAGCTGGTGAGCGACAAGGATCTCCCCAACGCTGTCGCCCTCAACTCCATGTCTTTCCAGAGCGCTCGACTCATCGGCCCCGCCATCGCTGGCGTTCTCGTTGCCGTGATCGGCTCCGGGCCCGTGTTTCTCGTGAATGCGGCATCCTTTGCGGGGGTGCTGGCGTCCCTGTGGTTCATCCGCCGCTCCCAACTGTTTTCGGTCGTTAAGCTCGGGCGGGCAAAGGGGCAGATTCGGGACGGGTTGCGCTACGTGCGCCGCCGGCCCGACATCCTCATCGTGCTCGTCATGGTCTTTTTGGTGGGAACCTTCGGGTTCAACTTCCCCGTCTTCATTTCCACCATGGCGACCGCCGAATTCGATAAGGGCGCGGCCGAGTTTGGTCTACTCTCCTCAATGATGGCCGTTGGGGCAATCGTCGGTTCCCTTCTGGCGGCCCGGCGGGAACGCGCCCGCATCGGTATCGTCGTGATCGGATCGGCGTTCTTCGGTCTGGCCTGTGTGCTCGCCGCCATCGCCCCCAGCTATTGGACGTTCGGAGCCGCCCTCACCATCGTCGGCGTCTCTTCACTCACCATGATGACCACCGCCAACGCCTACGTACAGACCTCAACCACCCCCATCATGCGGGGCCGAGTAATGGCGCTCTATCTCGCAATTTTTGCCGGCGGCACCCCGATCGGCGCCCCCATCGTCGGTTGGGCAGCCAACGAACTCGGCGCACGCTGGGCGCTCGGCATTGGAGCACTCTCGGGGCTGCTCGCCGCCGCAATCGCGATCACCTGGCTTGTATACAGCCGCGGGATGCGGGTCGGGCTCGTTCCCGAAAGTCGCTTTCGCCTGCGGCTGCGCTTCCCACCCGAGCCCACGCCCTTCGAAGCTCGCGAACTCGCAACCCAAGAGATCGCGATCGTGGAGAGCACCACACGCCGCACCAGCTAGACGGCACAAACGGGTGGATGCCCGCAGACACTAGGCCTCGCGAGTAATTTCTACGCTCACAAACAGGGTCGACTTGAATGCCCCCGCGTAGACGCCCCGCAGCGGCGGCACGTCGTTGTAGTCGCGACCGCGACCCACCAAAACGTGCCGATCACCAATATCGATCAGGTTGGTGGGGTCATAGCCACGCCACTGACCGTCGCAGAACCATTCGATCCAGGCGTGGGACTCGCCGGTAACAGTCTCACCGATGGCAGCATCCGGTTTCGGATGCAAGTAGCCAGACACGTAGCGTGCGGGAATTCCGACCGAACGCAGAGCCCCCAGAGCGAGGTGGGCGATGTCTTGACAGACACCCTTGCCGCCCACCCAGGCTTCACCCGCCGTCGAATGCACCCCGGTGACACCACTCATGTATTCAATCGCATTGCCAATTGCCATCGAAATCTGTAGCGCCGCCTCACACGCATTATCGGTCTGCGAGGCGATATCTTTCGCGAGCGCAACAACCTCCGCCGGAGGCTCCGTGCGGCGGGTCTGACTCAGGTTCTCTACCGCCTGCATCGACAACTCTGCCGCCGCCGCAAGATCGGGCCAGCTCATGCCCCCCGATTCGTGCTCACGCTCGTGCACCTCAACCAAACTTGTCGCCGTCAGCGAAAGTTCCTTGTGCCCGGTGAGCACCTCGAACGAGGCGACGCGTGAACCCCAATAGTCGACATAGTTGCTCTGACTTGAGAGCGGCAGAATGTCCAAATTAGAGAACAGCACCAGCTGACTCTCGACGCTGGCGGGCAGCATCCGCGCCTCGTTGTAGGAGGCTGTGACGTCTCCGCCGTAGCTGAACCCGGTGGAGTGTTTAATTCTCAAGCGCTTCATGAGATCTCTCCTACCCACTCAGGGGCTGCGTTTGTGGGGAAGTAGCGTTGACGCACCGCTTCGGAGGCGGCGCTGGTGGCCGCCTGCACGCGATCCATGTGCAGCGGCAGATCATCCAAAATTTCGGCAATGGGTCGGTACTCGAGCTCACTGCGAATCTTGCCGAGCAGGCGTTGCGAATGATCGGCAACCCCGACCCGGTTCATTCGGCGCGGCTCAAGTTCGCGCATGCAATCCTCTGCCCGTGAAACGGAAAATAGGATGCTGCGCGGAAACAGGCGATCAAGCAGCAAGAACTCTGCCGCATTGCTGGCGCTCGGCATACCACGGTAGGTGCGCAGGTACGGCTCGTAGGCACCACACGACCGCAAAATCGTGGTCCACGACGGGCCACTGGCTTCAGTGAGGCTGCGCGTTGCCAGCAGGCGAGCGGTCATGTCTGCGCGTTCGAGGCTGCGACCGAGCGTGAAGAACTGCCACGCCTCATCGCGACTCGTCGCCGACTCAATGATGCCAACGGCCAGAGCGCTGCGCTCACGAACCCAGGCGAAGAAATCGCTGACCTTGTCACCAGAAATGCGGCGCGGCATGCGTGCCAGGGTGGTGTTGAGGCACTCCCACAGCTCGGTCGAGACGATCTCGCGTGCACGGCGAGCATTCTCGCGGGCGGCACCAATTGAGTAGCCGATCGAGGCCGGTTCGGAGCGGTCGACGGCCAGAATCGAGAGCACATCGCCGCGAGTAAGCTCGGTGTCTTCGGGGGCTTGGCTCCCCATCACGCTCAAGAGTGCACGACACGCGTCATCTTCTTCGATCCACGGATCTTCGAGCAGCAATTGGAGGTGCACATCGAGGATGCGCGCGGTTCCATCGGCACGCTCAATGTAGCGTCCGATCCAGAACAGCGATTCTGCAATGCGGCTCAGCATGATGAACCTCCCTCGGTTTCAGCAGCCTGTTCTCGCTGCTGCTCCTCTTGCTGTTGCTGCTCTTCTTGTCGCGTATGACGTCGACCATGCGAACTATCGTGGTCCTCGGCGTGAGCGTGAGGCTTGGTCGTCTCGAGCAACATTTCGGGAGTGATGACAGTGATGGCTTCGGTCTCCGCCTGATACTCGACCAGGTTTTGCACCCGGTTCGACGCCTCGGGGGAGGTTTCACGACCCACAACCCAGGTATCTTTCGAGCCACCGCCCTGGGAGCTGTTGACAACAAGTTGGCCCTCGGGCAACGCAACGCGGGTGAGCCCACCGGGCAGCACCCACACATCGCTGCCGTCATTGACGGCGAACGGGCGGAGGTCAGCGTGACGCGGTCGCATGCCATCGTCAACAACCGTCGGAATGGTGGACAGCTGCACGACAGGCTGCGCAATCCATCCACGAGGATCTTTGCGCAACTGTTCCTTCAGCGTGGCCAATTCAGCCTTGGATGCCGCTGGCCCAATCACCAGACCCTTACCGCCTGATCCGTCGACGGGTTTCACGACCAGCTCATCCAGTCGGTCGAGCACTTCTTCGAGGGATCCCGGGTCTTCAAGTCTCCACGTTTGCACGTTGGGGAGGATCGCCTTTTCGCCGAGGTAGTACTCGGTGAGATCTGGCAGATAGGTGTAGACGAGTTTGTCGTCCGCAACACCGTTGCCGACCGCGTTGGCGATCGTGACGTTGCCCAGTCGTGCGGCAAGCATCATGCCGGGGCTGCCGAGCATGGAATCGGCGTGGAAGTGATGCGGAGTCAAGGAATTCGTCATCAACGCGGCGGTAAATCACGTCAACGCGGGTGGGGCCAGCGGTGGTGCGCATCCACACGCGGCCACCGGAACAGAACAGGTCCCGGCCTTCAACAAGCTCGACACCCATGAGGCGGGCAAGCAGGGTGTGCTCGAAGTACGCAGAGTTGTAAACACCCGGGGTGAGAACAACAACAGTGGGGTCCTCGATGCCGCTGGGCGAGCTTGCTCGCAGGGCCTGCAGGAGTTTATGCGGGTAGTCACCAACAGGGCGAACGCGCATCGAGACAAATAGTTCGGGCAACGTTTGGGCCATCACTCGACGGTTGGAGATCACATAACTCACACCGCTCGGCACACGAACGTTATCTTCGAGCACCCGCCACGCGCCCACTTCGTCACGAATCAGGTCGATACCGCTGACCTGAATTCGCACACCGTTTGCCGGTTCGATTCCGGCAGCTTGACGATGAAAGTGGCTGGATGAGGTGATCATCCGGGCGGGGATCACACCGTCTCTTATAGCAGTCTGTGGCCCGTAGATATCTGCGAGGAATGCTTCGAGCGCGCGCACCCGCTGCTTCACGCCTGTCTCGACCTGTTTCCATTCAGAAAGGTCGATCACGCGGGGTACCGGGTCGAGTGGGAACGGCCTCTCTTCACCGGCAAAGTCGAAGGTCACGCCCTGAGCAAGGTAGCTGTCTGCCAGGGCTTCGGTGCGCCCGTGCAACTCTTCTTGGGTCATCTGAGCGAGCGCGTCGTGAATTTCTCGATAGGGGCGACGTATCTCGCTATCGGCAGAGAACATCTCATCCCACGCGGCCGGTCCGGTGCGTTTGGAGGCGCTTGATGTGTATCCGTCAAACAAATCTGCCATCTAACGAGACTATTCGTCTCTGCGGATTTTCGCTCACCTGTGGGTCGATTGCGACATAGCGGCGCACACAATTTACACTCGAGGGGTGCCTCACTCCCTCCCCACCATCCTTGTGCTTCCCGGCGGAGGGTATTCCCATCTCGCACCCCACGAAGGCGAACCCGTTGCTGCCTGGTTGCGTTCGATCGGGTGGAATGCTCGCGTTGTCGAATACCCTGTGGCCACGAAACATCCTGGCCCATTGCTGGCAATTCAGTCTGAAATTGCGAAAGAGCGTGCTGCCGGGGCAACAACGGTGGGTGTTTTCGGGTTCTCGGCGGGTGGTCATCTTGCCGGTCACGCCGCGGTTGCGCCCATTGCGAAGCCTGACGAGCGCCCCGATTTTGTGGTGCTCGGCTACCCCGTGGTGAGCATGACGAGCCCCACGCATGTGGGCTCTCGCGAAAATTTGATCGGTCTGGATGCCAACGCTCTGCTGCGCGAAGACACCTCCCTTGAACTGTTGGTCACCCCAGCAACCCCACCGATGTTCATTTGGCATACGGCCGCCGACGAGCCGGTACCCGTTGCCGAACACTCCTACCCGCTCGCCGCCGCACTTGCAGCCGCCGGTGTGCGCCATGAACTTCACGTCTTCCCCGACGGCGAACACGGGCTCGGCCTTGCCGAGGGAAGCTCGGCAGAGGCGTGGCAGCCCCTCTGCGAGATGTGGCTGAACTCGCTGCGCTAAGAGCTAATGTCTACCGTCGCAGGCTGAAGGCTTCCGCTTTAGCGGTCGGCCCGGAGACCAGAATGGTGTCGCTGGCAGCGATCACAGTCGTCTCGCTCGTGTGGGTCCACGTTCCACCCTTCGGCCGAACTGCAGTGATGGTGACGCCAGCGGTCGAACGCACGCGCGACTCCCCCAACGATTTGCCGACGATACCCAACGGTGGTGCCATCTTTACGAGGGAGAACCCGTCACCGATTTCGAGGTAATCCTGCATCGAACCGCGCACCAGGTGGGCCACCCGGCGCCCCATTTCTTTCTCCGGATACACCACGTGTCGCACACCGAGCTGTTCCAAGATTGTGCCGTGAGCGTCGTTGACCGCTTTGGCCCACAGGTGCTCAACGTCAGAACGCAACAGCAGCGAGGTAGTGAGGATGCTCGCCTGAATATCGCTGCCGATTGACACCACCACACGGTCGAATTCGGGTACCGCCAATTGTTTGAGCACTTCCTCGCGCGTGGAGTCGGCACACACCACATGGGTGAGATGCCCGTTGAGTTCCTGAACGATCGACTCATCAGCGTCGATACCCAGCACTTCTGTGCCATTGGCCATG
It encodes the following:
- a CDS encoding alpha/beta fold hydrolase → MPKFTVPRTDHSYTDAHGVTIHYYVWQSPKAHAVLQLTHGLGDHARRYEYAAQALAAAGYTVYADDHRGHGATGLDQYAGDTSKLGKLGKGGLRAATENIRELTAIIRAENPDLPLALLGHSWGSLMVQDVLNTHAKEYEVAILTGTAHRTFAHMNSGNLNAKHKHLGTTGYEWLSRDPQVAEDFIADPLTFYADALKLFGPIDGLRLMGRPAKKLKHDIPLLILIGEEDSLGGETSIEWLAADYATRSKLTDIEAIVYPGARHEIFNETNKDEVIEDLIGWLDVRLKAALPKAALPKAAAPKAAPHK
- a CDS encoding MarR family winged helix-turn-helix transcriptional regulator, producing the protein MADKLDDEFRIALMRIARRIRQQRLDDTLSDSQLSVLYVLTHHGGSTLAALAEHERVTPPSMNRTVNCLSDDGLITRSSSPDDGRKVLIEATDAGTELVNKTRQRRAEWFAAELATLNASEQDALQAAIPVLMKLANS
- a CDS encoding MFS transporter — its product is MSAMFRSLRIFNYRLWTIGAIVSNTGAWMQRTAQDWIVLTELTDYDAAALGFTMALQFGPLLLLMPVAGIIADRFDRRKVLIWTQFSQMVLALGLGILVVSDNAQLWHVYVFALLLGIATAIDAPARQAFVSELVSDKDLPNAVALNSMSFQSARLIGPAIAGVLVAVIGSGPVFLVNAASFAGVLASLWFIRRSQLFSVVKLGRAKGQIRDGLRYVRRRPDILIVLVMVFLVGTFGFNFPVFISTMATAEFDKGAAEFGLLSSMMAVGAIVGSLLAARRERARIGIVVIGSAFFGLACVLAAIAPSYWTFGAALTIVGVSSLTMMTTANAYVQTSTTPIMRGRVMALYLAIFAGGTPIGAPIVGWAANELGARWALGIGALSGLLAAAIAITWLVYSRGMRVGLVPESRFRLRLRFPPEPTPFEARELATQEIAIVESTTRRTS
- a CDS encoding transglutaminase family protein, whose translation is MKRLRIKHSTGFSYGGDVTASYNEARMLPASVESQLVLFSNLDILPLSSQSNYVDYWGSRVASFEVLTGHKELSLTATSLVEVHEREHESGGMSWPDLAAAAELSMQAVENLSQTRRTEPPAEVVALAKDIASQTDNACEAALQISMAIGNAIEYMSGVTGVHSTAGEAWVGGKGVCQDIAHLALGALRSVGIPARYVSGYLHPKPDAAIGETVTGESHAWIEWFCDGQWRGYDPTNLIDIGDRHVLVGRGRDYNDVPPLRGVYAGAFKSTLFVSVEITREA
- a CDS encoding alpha-E domain-containing protein; translation: MLSRIAESLFWIGRYIERADGTARILDVHLQLLLEDPWIEEDDACRALLSVMGSQAPEDTELTRGDVLSILAVDRSEPASIGYSIGAARENARRAREIVSTELWECLNTTLARMPRRISGDKVSDFFAWVRERSALAVGIIESATSRDEAWQFFTLGRSLERADMTARLLATRSLTEASGPSWTTILRSCGAYEPYLRTYRGMPSASNAAEFLLLDRLFPRSILFSVSRAEDCMRELEPRRMNRVGVADHSQRLLGKIRSELEYRPIAEILDDLPLHMDRVQAATSAASEAVRQRYFPTNAAPEWVGEIS
- a CDS encoding alpha/beta hydrolase, which translates into the protein MPHSLPTILVLPGGGYSHLAPHEGEPVAAWLRSIGWNARVVEYPVATKHPGPLLAIQSEIAKERAAGATTVGVFGFSAGGHLAGHAAVAPIAKPDERPDFVVLGYPVVSMTSPTHVGSRENLIGLDANALLREDTSLELLVTPATPPMFIWHTAADEPVPVAEHSYPLAAALAAAGVRHELHVFPDGEHGLGLAEGSSAEAWQPLCEMWLNSLR
- a CDS encoding potassium channel family protein — its product is MAKLRMFSRSDAASVAAADSVAVIGLGRFGRALALELMANGTEVLGIDADESIVQELNGHLTHVVCADSTREEVLKQLAVPEFDRVVVSIGSDIQASILTTSLLLRSDVEHLWAKAVNDAHGTILEQLGVRHVVYPEKEMGRRVAHLVRGSMQDYLEIGDGFSLVKMAPPLGIVGKSLGESRVRSTAGVTITAVRPKGGTWTHTSETTVIAASDTILVSGPTAKAEAFSLRR